The following coding sequences lie in one Saimiri boliviensis isolate mSaiBol1 chromosome 6, mSaiBol1.pri, whole genome shotgun sequence genomic window:
- the C6H11orf91 gene encoding uncharacterized protein C11orf91 homolog, producing MPKGRRGSRSHSPTMSQRSAPPLYFPSLYDRGISSSPLSDFNIWKKLFVPLKTGGAPVGGAAGARSLPQAPPVPAPPPPPGLVPPSERPGPPPWPSGLAAIPYEPLRFFYSPPPGPEVAVSSLAARSSTPRLPSASHPEELCELEIRIKELELLTITGDGFDSQRYKFLKALKDEKLQGLKPRQPGKKSSSLS from the exons ATGCCGAAGGGGCGGCGCGGCAGCCGCAGCCACAGCCCCACCATGAGCCAGCGGTCGGCTCCGCCCCTCTATTTCCCGTCCCTCTACGACCGCGGCATTTCCTCGTCCCCGCTCAGCGACTTCAACATCTGGAAGAAGCTCTTTGTGCCGCTGAAGACGGGCGGGGCGCCGGTGGGCGGGGCCGCGGGGGCCAGGTCCCTGCCCCAGGCGCCCCCTGTCCCTGCGCCTCCGCCGCCACCCGGCCTGGTTCCCCCCAGCGAGCGCCCCGGGCCCCCGCCCTGGCCCTCTGGCCTGGCCGCCATCCCCTATGAGCCTCTGCGCTTCTTCTACTCGCCGCCGCCGGGGCCCGAGGTGGCTGTCTCGTCTCTGGCCGCCCGCTCCTCGACCCCcaggcttccctctgcctcccaccccgAGGAGCTGTGCGAGCTGGAGATCCGGATTAAGGAGCTGGAGCTGCTCACCATCACTGGGGACGGCTTCGACTCCCAGCGCT ATAAATTCCTGAAGGCGCTAAAAGATGAAAAGTTACAAGGACTGAAGCCCAGGCAACCTGGAAAGAAGTCATCTTCTCTCTCCTGA